Within Vigna unguiculata cultivar IT97K-499-35 chromosome 2, ASM411807v1, whole genome shotgun sequence, the genomic segment TTAAGGTTTTAACTCACCATTAAAACACCACTAGAGAGCCTAATTGTGAGGGAAAAGAAAGTTTTCTGCAGAGGGTATTGTGAGGTAGACAGAGAGTGCGAAATTCAGTGAGGAACTAAGGGTGTGGGTGAATCAGTGGGGGCTGAAGTGAGAGAAGGCAAGGGAGATCAATTGGAGTTCAAGGAAAGAAGTAGAAGAATATCGGGGAAAGCtttaatccaggttaggggagttgttttgcttgtatatgtatatgaatATGTTGATCGTGTTTTTCTGGACGATATGAAATGTGTAAATTGATGATCCACTGTTATTTTCTGCgttttctggaaaaattccagaaaccgcttggcggggTTGAAGGACCGTCAGGCTGCTCATGCCACCAGCGCttattttttgggttttgatATGCACCGCCCAGCGGCTAAGGgtagcccgccaggcgacacgaacTGGGTTACCCAGTTTCTTCtgatttttttgatatttttgtggTGTGCGAGGTTCGAGGAGAATCTGAAGATTTGAATATAATTGATTTGATGGATCGttgattgtaaaatttataattggtgGATTAATACATGAAGTATAATGGAATTGAGAATTTAGGGTTCATTAGGAATTAGAATTGGAAAAACATGATTGATCGCGATGGTGAGTTTTATTGATTGAAAATAGACATTAATGTGATTAGGATATGAATGTTGATTGTTGTGTGGAGGTGGATCATGTTAGAATTAATGCAAAAGAAATTTGGGTTAGTGGTGAACACTGTGAATGCTGGAAAACGTGGCAGTGTGCGAAACCggtatgaaccgcctggcggcacttgggtgaccgccaggcgacgcatttGAGGGAAGAGCGTTTGGTAATGTTGCTGAAAAGTGTGTTATGGAGAGTCACAGGGGGGGAATTTCTGGAAGATTCGGGTTAATAGTCAGTAAATTTCTTTCTTTGGAATTGAGTGAATATACCAACATGTGGGGACTAAGATTAAGTTGCGGAATGACTTAAGGGTAAATGAAATATGAGAAGATCAATATACGATATACCTTGTGTTGGAATAAGTGATGAGCATACTAATTATACTAGAGGGCTTGTTCTTATATTGATTTATGTAATATATTGAAATGTGATGATTAAGACTTGGGTTTAGATAATTGTACATATTTCATTTTGGTTTGACGCATGTATTGTAATGCTATGAATGTATGTGTGCTGAACCTTGTGTAAATGGGAGTCTATTAAGACTTGTAAAAAGGACTAAAAACCAGTAacattgcgctactggtatagcgcctgaCGGTGCGGGgtgtatcgcctggcggtagagTGAAAAccagtggcagtggccactgttagcgctaggcgcctggcggcagggtggtctccgccaggcggtgacagAAAATTACGGGTCCTGTCTGGGCcgtatcgcctggcggtggaGGTGTGACCGCCGGGCGGTTTTCAGTCAGTATCCGCCTAGCGGTGTCTAGGCGATACCAGGCGATTTGCATGGCTGTATAATTGTCTTCTTTGCTTGATTagtggacttgaaggactaagttcgCTTCTTTGTGCTTGGGCTTGATggctaagtccaataggggtctgggatgtgcttgaacGATtgaacgcatgatgggcatgaaactagttgagttcccgtcggctactattgggcgaggagtccttagtatggtgattgcatgcgttgggcgcacgatgggcaaggaactgtgatgttcccgtcggctactattgggcgaggagtccatagtatggtgattgcgtgcgtgccagggtccaagttgtGTAAGCTTGGATGTgttactacaggcgaggagtctgtagggttggactatgagcaggattggctcgtagggttggaccacgaaagggatagtttcgtggaagcacagtGGAAGTCCCAGGACCTATTTTCATGCATGGGACTCGGGAAGGAATCTGAGATCAGGGTGGATAACTTGTAATTAACATGTATCTGTAAATTTTTATTGGGATgggtatcatatttaatttgtttaatatgcatagctcaccctatctgtgtgtgcatggcgatgatcggatgattcgttatccgggagcagatgatttgacaggtgagccaggagacgcttGAGACCAGAGAGCGGGATGATATGGGCTTTTGAAGATTTAAAGTTTTTGATGTATTTATGTTTCAGAACATTAGCCGTTTTGGCTTTTATGAGTTGTAATGTTTTAATTGAGAACAGTTGCAATGTTTTGATATTACGACTTTAAATTTCCCGCGATTTGGAAATCTGCATAAATAAATgaggaaaatttttataatatcgTATTTAGtctcatttatttaattgtttgtgatattttcaaagtaatattccttGGGGATGTTACAAGGAcgatgtcctgaccaaaccTGATGCCGAAGTAGATACCACAAGTTCACACTACAGCtcacacaccggcagacccaacttTTTCACGCATGCATCTGACACAAAATAGTGTGTCGCTTTAGAATCATATAATACACAACAATCCTTTCCAACTATCACACAATGACACATAACAAGATTACCCGAGCCTGTAGCCTCTACTCCTGTCATGGCGTAAACCctgcccgtcgcctgaggctTGTTGCTTATGTTCCTCTACTGGTGCTGGGTAGGAGTCTGGACTAGAGGTCGCACCACTGTCCTAGCAAGAGTGAGACAGTCCTTGCCAAAGTGGCCCTCTTTGCCACAATTGATGCACCTGTGGTAACCTTCCATCCGTGGGCAAGCGTTCCTCAAATGAGGGCCCCCACATATATAGCACTACACTCGACCCTGCTGAGGAGAAAAGCTCATAGTCCCCTATGACTGATGGTGGGGTCTATCATACGGTCTCCTCCGCTTCTCATGTctcggcttggacccagatggtccaccaatcctctATGGTTGTTGTGGGTGTCGACCTTCTACTACACGCTTCCTCTTCTCCATCACTCTAGCTTTCTCCACCAGAGCaacaaaatccttgatggacaatGGAGCCATCATCAAGCGGATATCACCGTGGAGACCATTCTCGAACTTGTTGCATCTCCATTCTTTGTCAAGCGGTAGAGTGTAGAAGCGGCTGAAgtgcttgaacttctcagcatacTCAATCACAGATTTTCCTCCTTGCGTCAACTGGAGAAACTCCACCTCCTTCGCGTATCTAACACTGTCAGGAAAGTACTCGGAGAGAAACTTCCCCCTAAAAGCTTCCCACGTGGCtggctcatccctctcctccatgatggacttcATGTAAATCCACCAATGCTTTGCCTCACCCGTGAGCATGTATACCGCAAACGCCAATCTGTTCTTTGCTGGGCACATCTTCGCATTGAAGATCCTCTCTATATCCTTCAGCCACTGGTCTGCTGCATCTAGGCTAGCTTTACCGTCAAATTTCACTGGATGATGTTCCAGAAAGTCTTCTAGGCTCCAATCCCTGACTGTAGGTCGTGGCTTAGGACCAAAGACAGGTGTAGCCGTCCT encodes:
- the LOC114173607 gene encoding uncharacterized protein LOC114173607, with the translated sequence MQQMEAARVAAEDAHQQHMEALRQLEESRTATPVFGPKPRPTVRDWSLEDFLEHHPVKFDGKASLDAADQWLKDIERIFNAKMCPAKNRLAFAVYMLTGEAKHWWIYMKSIMEERDEPATWEAFRGKFLSEYFPDSVRYAKEVEFLQLTQGGKSVIEYAEKFKHFSRFYTLPLDKEWRCNKFENGLHGDIRLMMAPLSIKDFVALVEKARVMEKRKRVVEGRHPQQP